The following proteins come from a genomic window of Lolium rigidum isolate FL_2022 chromosome 5, APGP_CSIRO_Lrig_0.1, whole genome shotgun sequence:
- the LOC124657901 gene encoding glutaredoxin-C15-like: MERVTKLSAEKAVVIFTANIDCPMSHTVTTLFSGLGVGAVVHELDKDPRGRDMERDLARRLGRNPPVPAVFIGGKLIGSTDRIISLHLGGKLVPMLKAAGAMWL, translated from the coding sequence ATGGAGAGGGTGACGAAGCTGTCGGCAGAGAAGGCGGTGGTGATCTTCACGGCGAACATCGACTGCCCGATGAGCCATACGGTGACGACCCTCTTCTCTGGCCTCGGCGTAGGCGCGGTGGTGCACGAGCTGGACAAGGACCCACGCGGCCGCGACATGGAGCGGGATCTCGCCCGCCGCCTCGGCCGCAATCCGCCCGTCCCTGCCGTCTTCATCGGAGGCAAGCTCATCGGCTCCACCGACAGGATCATATCGTTGCATCTCGGCGGCAAGCTGGTGCCCATGCTCAAAGCCGCCGGAGCCATGTGGCTGTGA